A portion of the Bacteroidales bacterium genome contains these proteins:
- a CDS encoding PAS domain-containing protein, whose amino-acid sequence MDRKYSKSFVFRYTLIGVFVGLFLLFFIFLIEALIYKIALTLPGVLELHRVAPILYFLDLLPFLFATISYYFVRYVSIVQTELNDNLETELSRQRKLYRFVEKLRGGDIDADYVLDESDILGKSIVNLRDNLKVSKQEEITRRNEDEQRNWIAEGMAKFGEILRSDNDNMEELSYQVISNLVKYIDANQGGFYLLEDNDPGDKHFLQTACYAYERRKFADQRVEWGEGIVGTCALEAQTIFLKKVPDSYLNITSGLGRANPKCLLVVPLKVRDEIHGVLEIATFNVFEKYQIDFIEKVAESIASTIATVKINIRTSKLLRESQNQSEILAAQEEQMRQNMEELQATQEEASRQAEKFISFTNSVNHTLIRAEYDVNGTLLYANTRFLNKLEYSSNSEVEGKHIYMFINKKDRLWFDDLWKNLAKGGKHFEGDMKHVTRSGKDLWTIATYTCVRNQFGGVEKVLFLAIDTTDQKKQSLDFEGQINALNISSIKSEFSPTGELLDANEKFLATTGYNFHEAKTKSIYDFVAENDRKNLERIWDDLTHGISFEGPIKFLTKADEKRWFRVTFSVVKDMYEEIAKVIFIANDITREKVMEKETKEQTERLMVQEDLLRQNEVELNRKLRQAREEVKNQFKEIEKAKIRNEKILEGFLDAVVITDQDGIVNFFNNAAEQLFEVSKSYIIGQNIRLLFPNEIDGKDEFLDAYLDPQKQKIVGQRREINITSKSGKEIPVLMLLSETKIGREITYTAFIQNISVDLF is encoded by the coding sequence ATGGATCGTAAATACTCAAAATCATTTGTGTTTAGATATACCCTGATCGGGGTTTTTGTTGGACTTTTTCTATTGTTTTTTATTTTTTTAATTGAAGCACTTATATATAAAATAGCTTTAACCTTACCAGGTGTTTTAGAACTGCATAGGGTAGCGCCAATATTATACTTTTTAGATCTATTACCTTTTTTATTTGCTACTATTTCATACTATTTTGTCCGATATGTTTCAATTGTTCAAACCGAACTAAACGATAACTTAGAAACTGAACTTTCTCGCCAGCGAAAACTCTACCGTTTTGTTGAGAAATTAAGGGGAGGTGATATCGATGCTGATTACGTTCTTGATGAATCTGATATTCTTGGAAAATCCATTGTTAACCTAAGAGATAACCTTAAAGTAAGCAAACAGGAGGAAATTACTAGAAGGAATGAGGATGAACAGAGAAATTGGATCGCAGAGGGAATGGCCAAATTCGGTGAAATTCTTCGTTCGGATAATGATAATATGGAAGAATTATCCTATCAAGTCATTAGTAATTTAGTAAAATATATTGATGCTAATCAGGGTGGATTCTACCTATTAGAGGATAATGATCCTGGTGATAAGCATTTTTTACAAACAGCATGTTATGCTTATGAACGTAGAAAATTCGCAGATCAACGAGTAGAGTGGGGGGAAGGGATTGTAGGAACCTGTGCATTAGAGGCTCAAACTATTTTTCTTAAAAAAGTACCAGATAGTTATCTGAATATTACTTCGGGTCTTGGTAGGGCAAACCCTAAATGTTTACTAGTTGTTCCTTTAAAAGTTCGCGACGAGATTCATGGTGTATTAGAGATAGCTACTTTTAATGTTTTTGAAAAATATCAGATAGATTTTATTGAAAAGGTTGCTGAAAGTATTGCATCAACTATAGCAACTGTAAAGATCAATATTAGAACTTCCAAACTTTTGCGTGAATCACAGAACCAATCTGAAATTCTTGCGGCTCAGGAGGAGCAAATGCGGCAAAATATGGAAGAGTTACAAGCCACTCAGGAGGAAGCATCTCGGCAAGCGGAAAAATTTATAAGTTTTACCAACTCAGTTAACCATACTCTTATTCGAGCAGAGTATGATGTTAATGGAACATTACTATACGCAAATACTCGTTTTCTTAACAAACTTGAATACAGTAGTAATAGCGAAGTTGAGGGAAAGCATATATATATGTTTATCAATAAGAAGGATAGACTTTGGTTTGATGATCTTTGGAAAAATCTTGCTAAAGGAGGTAAACATTTTGAAGGAGATATGAAACATGTTACCAGAAGTGGTAAAGATCTATGGACAATTGCAACTTATACATGTGTTCGAAATCAGTTTGGAGGAGTTGAGAAGGTGCTATTCCTTGCTATAGATACTACAGATCAAAAGAAACAAAGTCTAGATTTTGAGGGACAAATAAACGCACTTAACATTTCTAGCATAAAAAGCGAATTCTCTCCAACAGGTGAGTTACTAGACGCTAACGAGAAATTTTTAGCAACTACCGGATATAATTTTCATGAAGCCAAAACAAAATCTATTTATGATTTTGTGGCGGAAAACGATCGTAAAAACCTTGAAAGGATATGGGATGATCTTACCCATGGCATTTCTTTTGAGGGACCCATAAAATTCTTAACAAAAGCAGATGAAAAGCGTTGGTTTAGAGTTACTTTCTCTGTTGTAAAAGATATGTATGAAGAGATTGCCAAGGTTATTTTCATAGCCAATGATATTACCCGGGAGAAAGTGATGGAGAAAGAAACTAAAGAACAAACTGAACGCTTGATGGTTCAAGAAGATTTACTCCGTCAGAATGAGGTTGAACTTAACAGAAAACTTCGCCAAGCTCGCGAGGAAGTTAAAAATCAATTTAAAGAAATTGAAAAGGCTAAAATAAGAAATGAGAAGATACTTGAGGGTTTCCTTGATGCTGTGGTTATAACTGATCAGGATGGAATTGTTAACTTCTTTAATAATGCTGCTGAGCAATTATTTGAAGTTAGCAAGAGTTACATTATTGGACAAAACATACGCTTACTTTTCCCTAATGAAATTGATGGAAAGGATGAATTTCTTGATGCATATCTTGATCCTCAGAAACAGAAAATCGTTGGTCAGCGTCGGGAGATTAATATTACATCCAAAAGTGGAAAAGAAATTCCTGTTTTAATGCTTCTTTCTGAAACAAAGATTGGTAGGGAGATAACCTATACAGCATTTATTCAAAATATCTCAGTTGATTTATTTTGA
- a CDS encoding chemotaxis response regulator protein-glutamate methylesterase: MSKKIRVLIVDDSAVVRQSLSQIIATDPMLEVLGTAPDPFYAAKKIAEEVPDVITLDVEMPRMDGLTFLKKIMSQHPIPVVIISSLTEAGTQTGIRALEYGALEIITKPQMNTKQFIEESQIRICDAIKAAANSKIRRRKITDVPDVQPKLSADVILSPLVSANSMLKTTEIVIAVGASTGGTEALTTFLQALPINCPGVVIVQHMPEKFTKSFADRLNEICKITVAEAKNGDAVLPGHALIAPGNYHTLLKRSGARYFVEVQEGPLVNRHRPSVDVLFRSTAKYAGANAIGIIMTGMGDDGARGLLEMKNAGAKTIAQDENSCIVFGMPKEAIKLGVVDKILPLESIAPFILKPSW; the protein is encoded by the coding sequence ATGTCAAAAAAAATTAGAGTATTGATAGTTGATGATTCTGCTGTTGTAAGGCAGAGTTTATCTCAAATTATAGCTACAGATCCTATGTTGGAGGTGCTAGGAACTGCACCAGATCCTTTTTATGCTGCGAAAAAAATAGCCGAAGAAGTTCCGGATGTAATAACCTTAGATGTAGAAATGCCTCGAATGGATGGTTTGACTTTTCTGAAAAAAATAATGTCTCAACATCCAATACCTGTAGTAATTATCTCAAGTTTAACTGAGGCTGGAACCCAAACAGGGATACGAGCTTTGGAGTATGGTGCTCTTGAGATCATTACAAAACCTCAGATGAACACAAAACAGTTCATTGAAGAATCGCAAATTCGGATTTGTGATGCCATAAAGGCAGCAGCAAATTCAAAAATCAGGAGAAGAAAAATTACCGATGTCCCTGATGTACAACCGAAATTATCAGCAGATGTTATCTTATCCCCACTGGTTAGTGCTAATAGTATGCTAAAAACCACTGAAATAGTTATAGCAGTTGGAGCATCAACAGGTGGAACTGAAGCGTTAACTACATTTTTACAAGCCTTACCGATTAATTGCCCTGGAGTTGTAATAGTACAGCATATGCCTGAAAAATTTACAAAATCATTCGCAGATCGGTTAAATGAAATATGTAAAATTACTGTAGCAGAAGCAAAAAACGGGGATGCTGTTCTACCAGGGCATGCGCTTATTGCACCTGGTAATTATCATACACTTTTAAAGCGAAGCGGAGCTAGGTACTTTGTTGAAGTACAAGAGGGTCCTTTGGTGAATCGTCACCGCCCATCTGTTGATGTTCTTTTCAGAAGTACTGCAAAGTATGCTGGTGCAAATGCCATTGGGATTATTATGACAGGTATGGGAGATGATGGGGCAAGAGGTTTGCTGGAAATGAAAAATGCAGGCGCCAAAACGATTGCACAGGATGAAAATAGTTGTATTGTATTTGGAATGCCGAAAGAAGCCATAAAATTGGGTGTAGTAGATAAGATTCTACCCTTAGAAAGTATTGCACCTTTTATTTTAAAACCAAGCTGGTAA